In the Leptolyngbya sp. SIO1E4 genome, one interval contains:
- a CDS encoding Crp/Fnr family transcriptional regulator: MGKKVRDVGATDLIQQLIEESFLFKGMDDLWLRDRVPTDRLVREKLYSSRPIFTAFLPTTSLEFLYVILEGGPVVARSTPLDRIIAMTYAGGAFGMRSLSVGCGRASRAFPSLVEAYKTTDVVKIPLPLVQVLYDESDVFRTRYELLFELREKFQYHLLNCSTYPPQAVAALLRALVYQERSLGTQPEPDGTFSFDLPVDIITHACQLNHRTVEQVLKGMVKEGILKPNRAADSQGDWLCVVSPEALKEVYSSTRDKVSWWPLK; this comes from the coding sequence ATGGGCAAAAAGGTCAGAGACGTGGGTGCCACCGACCTGATTCAGCAGTTGATTGAAGAGTCCTTTCTGTTCAAAGGGATGGATGATCTTTGGCTGCGTGATCGCGTCCCGACGGATCGATTAGTTCGGGAAAAACTTTACTCTAGTCGCCCCATCTTCACCGCTTTCTTGCCCACCACCTCTCTAGAATTCTTGTACGTGATTTTAGAGGGAGGGCCTGTGGTTGCGCGCAGCACCCCCTTAGATCGCATTATTGCCATGACCTATGCCGGTGGTGCCTTTGGCATGCGTAGCCTATCTGTGGGCTGTGGTCGGGCCAGCCGGGCTTTTCCCAGTTTGGTCGAAGCCTACAAAACAACGGATGTTGTGAAGATTCCGTTACCCCTGGTACAAGTGCTCTACGACGAAAGTGATGTCTTTCGTACCCGCTATGAACTGTTATTTGAACTGCGAGAAAAGTTTCAGTATCATCTGCTGAATTGCAGCACCTACCCACCTCAGGCTGTCGCTGCTTTGCTGAGGGCGTTGGTTTACCAAGAGCGATCGCTGGGCACCCAACCCGAACCTGATGGCACCTTCAGCTTTGATCTGCCAGTAGATATTATCACCCATGCCTGCCAACTCAACCACCGCACAGTGGAGCAAGTGCTTAAGGGCATGGTGAAAGAAGGCATCCTTAAGCCCAACCGCGCTGCTGATAGTCAGGGAGATTGGCTTTGTGTTGTCAGTCCTGAAGCGCTGAAAGAGGTCTACAGTTCTACCCGTGACAAGGTTTCCTGGTGGCCCTTGAAATAA
- the acs gene encoding acetate--CoA ligase, with protein MSAPTLESILQEDRIFNPPADFTRKAHINSLATYQQLCRDAKADPQAFWGTLARRELHWFVPWDQVLDWQPPFAQWFVGGKLNVAYNCLDRHLAEKADKTALIWEGEPGDSRTFTYRELYEDVCRMANVMKHLGVQRGDRVGIYMPMIPEAVIAMLACARIGAPHTVVFGGFSAEALRNRLQDADAKLVITADGSWRKDVINPLKGQVDAALENNAVPSVHHVLVVQRTGHGVPMVEGRDLWWHDLRPTALPTCPAEPMDSEDPLFILYTSGTTGKPKGVVHATGGYALYTHITSKWVFDLHDEDVFWCTADIGWITGHSYIVYGPLSNGTTTVMFEGAPRSSNPGCLWDVVQKYGVTIFYTAPTAIRLFMKMGESHPNARDLSSLRLLGSVGEPINPSAWMWYHQVIGQGRCPIVDTWWQTETGGIMLTPLPGVTPTKPGAATFPFPGIVADVVDLDGKPVPPNQGGYLVIQQPWPSMIRTVHGNPERFRSTYWEHIPPQDGHYTYFSGDGARKDADGYFWVMGRVDDVINVAGHRLGTMEVESALVAHSAVAEAAVVGKPSDIKGEDIVAFITLENTATPSDDLEKELKQHVRKEIGPIASPAEIKFCEALPKTRSGKIMRRLLRTMAAGQEITGDTSTLEDRSVLNALRNGT; from the coding sequence ATGTCTGCTCCCACCCTTGAATCCATCCTGCAGGAAGATCGCATTTTCAACCCGCCCGCCGACTTCACGCGAAAGGCCCACATCAACAGCTTGGCTACCTATCAACAGCTCTGCCGAGACGCTAAAGCTGACCCGCAGGCATTCTGGGGAACATTAGCCCGCCGAGAACTCCATTGGTTTGTCCCGTGGGATCAGGTGTTAGATTGGCAACCGCCCTTTGCCCAGTGGTTCGTAGGCGGCAAGCTGAATGTGGCCTACAACTGCCTGGATCGCCACCTTGCTGAGAAAGCCGATAAGACCGCCCTCATTTGGGAAGGGGAACCCGGAGACTCGCGCACCTTTACCTATCGCGAACTCTATGAAGACGTCTGCCGCATGGCCAATGTCATGAAGCACCTGGGGGTGCAGCGGGGCGATCGCGTCGGTATTTATATGCCAATGATTCCAGAAGCGGTGATCGCCATGCTGGCCTGTGCCCGCATTGGGGCACCACACACTGTGGTTTTTGGTGGCTTTAGTGCAGAAGCCCTGCGCAATCGCCTCCAAGATGCGGACGCCAAATTGGTCATCACGGCGGATGGTAGCTGGCGCAAAGACGTCATCAACCCGCTGAAAGGCCAGGTAGACGCGGCTCTGGAAAACAACGCCGTGCCCAGCGTGCACCATGTTCTGGTGGTGCAACGCACGGGGCATGGTGTGCCCATGGTAGAGGGGCGAGACCTATGGTGGCATGACCTGCGCCCCACCGCCTTGCCCACCTGCCCTGCTGAACCCATGGACAGCGAAGATCCGCTGTTTATCCTCTATACCTCTGGCACCACGGGCAAACCTAAAGGGGTCGTTCATGCCACTGGTGGCTATGCCCTCTATACCCACATCACCAGCAAATGGGTCTTTGATCTCCATGACGAAGATGTGTTCTGGTGCACTGCCGACATTGGCTGGATTACAGGCCACAGCTACATCGTTTATGGGCCGCTCTCGAATGGAACCACAACCGTGATGTTTGAGGGGGCACCGAGATCGTCAAATCCAGGCTGTTTGTGGGATGTGGTGCAAAAATATGGCGTCACCATTTTTTATACGGCCCCCACTGCGATTCGCCTATTCATGAAAATGGGCGAATCGCATCCCAATGCTCGAGATCTCTCCTCCCTGAGGCTATTGGGCAGTGTTGGTGAGCCGATTAATCCCTCAGCCTGGATGTGGTATCACCAGGTGATCGGTCAGGGGCGATGTCCCATCGTTGATACCTGGTGGCAAACGGAAACTGGGGGCATTATGCTGACACCCCTGCCGGGGGTGACCCCCACAAAACCGGGCGCAGCCACCTTCCCCTTTCCCGGCATCGTGGCCGATGTGGTAGACCTGGATGGCAAACCGGTGCCACCCAATCAGGGGGGCTATCTTGTGATTCAGCAGCCCTGGCCCAGCATGATTCGCACCGTCCATGGGAATCCTGAACGGTTCCGAAGCACCTATTGGGAGCACATTCCACCCCAAGATGGGCACTACACCTACTTTTCAGGAGACGGTGCCCGCAAAGACGCGGACGGATACTTTTGGGTCATGGGACGGGTGGATGACGTCATCAATGTGGCCGGACACCGCCTGGGCACGATGGAAGTGGAGTCGGCTCTGGTGGCTCACTCAGCAGTAGCAGAAGCGGCGGTGGTGGGTAAACCCAGCGATATTAAAGGAGAAGACATCGTAGCCTTCATCACCCTGGAGAACACCGCAACCCCCAGTGATGATCTCGAAAAGGAACTCAAGCAGCACGTTCGTAAGGAAATTGGCCCCATTGCCAGCCCAGCTGAAATTAAGTTCTGCGAGGCCCTACCCAAAACTCGCTCTGGCAAGATCATGCGGCGCTTGCTGCGAACCATGGCCGCTGGGCAAGAGATTACCGGTGATACCTCCACCCTGGAAGATCGCAGCGTGTTAAATGCCTTGCGCAACGGAACCTAG
- a CDS encoding response regulator transcription factor, which produces MSDISNTINVLLVDDQALLRQALANLLAQSPDLTIVGTASDGHEAIKQVAFCRPDVVILDIEMPNLDGLSATQLITQRFPTTKVIMLSSHDNEAYLMNAIKAGAKAYLLKDTLSDELTNTIRNVHKGYGQFGPGILEKMVAGIATSDTPSPEIGEEASPSVAPVEEDISAASQEQPLPLSASSSQTTPLRATLTAALSRFEPEELLTLIDQWRDQPETATIVRPLIEEALVETPNNLAALYLYGALARQVWNRPQIALKSLQTGIQAGIRQEMPCEALLLFYQEAVHSEPTVAFRWLTQIDSPWNTQKHLPFLIREAATQLGTASSHYKSLLLLYRMRSLKAMLRRQPTIHPSFSPSAAREQTSTIIRAT; this is translated from the coding sequence ATGTCAGACATATCGAACACCATCAATGTTCTATTGGTTGACGATCAGGCATTGCTCCGCCAAGCGCTAGCAAATTTGCTGGCTCAGAGTCCTGACTTGACGATCGTAGGCACCGCCTCTGATGGTCATGAAGCGATTAAGCAGGTCGCGTTCTGCCGACCAGATGTCGTCATTCTTGACATCGAAATGCCAAATCTGGATGGTCTCAGCGCTACGCAGCTCATCACTCAGCGTTTTCCAACGACAAAAGTGATTATGCTCAGCAGCCACGACAATGAGGCGTACCTGATGAACGCAATCAAAGCCGGAGCTAAAGCCTATTTACTCAAGGACACGCTGAGCGATGAGCTCACCAACACCATTCGCAATGTCCATAAAGGCTATGGGCAATTTGGCCCTGGCATCTTAGAAAAGATGGTGGCTGGCATCGCCACTTCAGATACTCCGTCACCTGAGATAGGCGAGGAAGCTTCGCCCTCAGTGGCCCCTGTAGAAGAAGACATTTCAGCCGCATCTCAAGAGCAGCCGCTGCCTTTATCAGCGTCCTCGTCTCAAACAACACCGCTCAGAGCAACTCTAACCGCAGCATTAAGCCGATTTGAACCTGAAGAATTACTCACGCTGATTGATCAGTGGCGTGATCAGCCTGAGACGGCAACTATCGTGAGGCCTCTGATTGAGGAGGCTCTGGTTGAGACCCCCAACAATCTAGCGGCACTTTATCTATATGGCGCTTTAGCACGTCAGGTTTGGAACCGACCCCAGATCGCCCTTAAGAGTTTGCAAACAGGGATTCAAGCAGGCATTCGTCAAGAAATGCCCTGCGAGGCGTTGCTGCTGTTTTATCAAGAAGCTGTACATTCAGAGCCGACTGTCGCCTTTCGTTGGCTGACTCAGATTGATAGCCCCTGGAATACGCAGAAACACCTGCCCTTCTTAATTCGGGAAGCCGCTACGCAGCTTGGCACAGCATCGTCTCACTATAAATCACTGTTGCTGTTGTATCGGATGCGATCGCTCAAAGCCATGCTGCGAAGACAGCCCACCATTCACCCTTCGTTCTCACCATCAGCTGCCCGAGAGCAAACATCAACCATCATTCGTGCAACTTAA
- a CDS encoding FecR domain-containing protein, whose amino-acid sequence MSRHLFINRYQWIGIAGLLWSLIGAIAPVSVQAQVPLTRADVESLENRVEVMLRGQAARSARLSDWLGVGDTLRTAASSRAELRFNDGSLARVGERATFRFLPDTRTFRLSNGTVLFLIPPGRGPSTIQTPSAVTGIQGTALVVRHIPFPESTDSTQPINWEQGQNTEALSECDAHGQPIAADSADNLPASLAGCGAAVDPGDGAIAEAPGRTIVMVLTDNPNGPVEVTTPDGQTEALAAGYMAVIEENAIQVLEFDLELFYQTSPLVDGLNLDDSNAEDIGSPTDPVRQETLDGLESQRDFVGGYLLDPAILSSETRLSPTTNWLVPPTALDPLLPTDPVSGRRPSGETPSRPIDGSPVVVEPGGTPSTAVPPGLINPGTSVPQPNQPNPPGPPNPGPNPPNPPGQPNPVNPPGQPNPVNPPGQPNPVNPPGQPNPVNPPGQPNPVNPPNPAGPANPVNPPNPAGPANPAGQPNPVNQPNPVGQPNPLPATNFEVNPAGQANPITPAPNNTPADVNTTGIGDINPPGVIPVAPENNQ is encoded by the coding sequence ATGAGTCGTCACTTATTCATAAATCGCTATCAATGGATTGGCATCGCAGGGTTGCTGTGGAGTCTCATTGGTGCGATCGCACCTGTGTCTGTTCAGGCACAGGTTCCTTTGACACGAGCCGATGTAGAGTCGCTGGAAAACCGTGTTGAGGTCATGCTGCGCGGTCAGGCTGCGCGCTCAGCCAGACTGTCGGATTGGTTAGGGGTGGGTGATACCCTGCGTACAGCTGCGTCTTCCCGAGCTGAGTTGCGTTTTAACGATGGTTCTCTAGCCAGAGTTGGCGAACGAGCAACCTTTCGGTTTCTCCCTGACACTCGAACCTTTCGCCTCTCTAACGGAACGGTTTTGTTCCTGATTCCACCGGGTAGGGGGCCGAGTACGATTCAGACCCCTAGTGCTGTAACCGGTATTCAAGGAACGGCATTAGTTGTCCGCCACATTCCTTTCCCTGAATCGACAGATTCTACCCAGCCCATCAATTGGGAGCAAGGTCAAAATACTGAAGCGCTCTCTGAGTGTGACGCCCATGGGCAACCCATAGCGGCTGATAGCGCCGACAATCTGCCTGCTTCTTTGGCTGGGTGTGGCGCTGCTGTTGACCCCGGTGACGGTGCGATCGCAGAAGCTCCGGGTCGCACCATTGTGATGGTGCTGACGGATAATCCGAATGGCCCGGTTGAGGTGACGACCCCTGACGGGCAAACGGAAGCCCTTGCAGCAGGGTACATGGCGGTTATCGAAGAAAACGCCATTCAAGTTTTGGAGTTTGATTTAGAGCTTTTCTATCAAACCAGTCCCTTAGTAGACGGGCTCAATTTAGATGACTCGAATGCTGAGGATATCGGTTCACCGACGGATCCGGTGCGTCAAGAGACCTTAGATGGTCTAGAGTCTCAACGTGATTTTGTGGGCGGATATCTCCTCGATCCCGCGATCTTAAGTTCTGAAACCCGTCTGTCTCCGACAACAAATTGGCTGGTTCCACCGACTGCGTTAGACCCTCTATTGCCGACTGATCCGGTATCTGGTCGCAGACCTTCTGGTGAAACCCCCTCCAGACCCATTGATGGCTCTCCCGTAGTGGTAGAGCCAGGGGGAACCCCCTCCACGGCTGTCCCCCCTGGGTTGATAAATCCAGGAACGAGTGTACCGCAGCCAAACCAACCGAATCCGCCGGGGCCGCCGAACCCTGGGCCGAATCCGCCAAATCCTCCTGGGCAGCCAAACCCAGTTAATCCTCCTGGGCAGCCAAATCCAGTTAATCCTCCTGGGCAGCCAAACCCGGTTAATCCCCCTGGGCAGCCAAACCCGGTTAATCCCCCTGGGCAGCCGAATCCAGTTAACCCACCTAATCCAGCAGGGCCAGCGAATCCAGTTAACCCGCCTAATCCAGCAGGGCCAGCGAATCCAGCAGGTCAGCCGAACCCAGTTAACCAACCTAATCCAGTAGGTCAGCCGAACCCTCTCCCGGCAACGAATTTTGAGGTTAATCCAGCGGGGCAGGCAAACCCGATTACACCCGCACCGAACAACACCCCGGCTGATGTGAATACGACCGGCATTGGCGACATCAACCCACCTGGTGTTATTCCGGTGGCCCCAGAAAATAATCAATAG
- a CDS encoding adenylate/guanylate cyclase domain-containing protein, with translation MVSLKQLSGRSLFAWLHHPPQQRQWSRWGGVAVVAATSLAVSTGVIGLAHLGFLEGLEQRAYDQMVRLRHSRSELPLDDRLLIVTVTEADLETLQEFPLKDGTVAEALARLQEHAPAVIGLDMFRAIPKPPGREHLLRSLQADNIRVITQLSDDKGRPGIPAPEGVAPHQESFNDVVVDADGTLRRALIMGERVTPEGTNVLYSFSLELALYYLTTQNITPESSPSNPDYMQLGSTSLIPLEAGSGGYATIDARGYQIMLNYRNRLTPGRQVTLTQLLNNQVDPSWITGKIVLMGLTAPSFKDLFYTPFTAGQPEETHQMPGVVVHSQIVSQLLDAATGERALLWMSRPWQEWIWYLLWALLGGSVAWYLRHPILLTLSQAGILVGVMATGYGIFLYQGWIPVMAAAIATVGSSSLVLAYQAQQSSRQRQMMLALLGQTASPEVARALWENRDRLLKSGKLPGQQMVATMMFTDIKGFSSLAEVTPPEQLLEWLNEYLEAMTEEIQAHHGIVNKFTGDGLLAVFGVPIASNTVEEIDQDAQAAVCCALRMEARLAAINQHRQTEALPLLKMRVGIFTGPVVVGSLGGHHRMEYGIIGDSVNIASRLESFDKSRQPTACRVLIGQETLLHLRGHFQVESWGNLTLKGRQATVNVHRVLGAKP, from the coding sequence TTGGTGAGTCTTAAACAGCTTAGCGGGCGATCGCTCTTTGCCTGGTTGCACCACCCACCCCAGCAGCGACAATGGTCTCGGTGGGGTGGCGTTGCTGTCGTAGCAGCCACTAGCCTAGCCGTCTCAACTGGAGTGATCGGCCTCGCACATCTTGGGTTTTTAGAAGGGTTAGAGCAACGCGCCTATGACCAGATGGTGCGATTGCGTCACTCCCGCAGTGAACTGCCCTTAGACGATCGCCTGCTCATCGTCACAGTCACCGAAGCCGATTTAGAAACGCTGCAGGAATTTCCCCTAAAGGATGGCACCGTTGCAGAAGCCCTTGCTCGCCTGCAAGAACACGCACCAGCCGTCATCGGGCTTGACATGTTTCGAGCCATTCCCAAACCGCCTGGCCGAGAACACTTGCTGCGATCGCTCCAGGCTGACAATATCAGGGTTATCACCCAACTTTCTGATGACAAAGGTAGGCCGGGCATTCCTGCCCCTGAAGGGGTTGCCCCCCACCAAGAAAGCTTCAATGACGTAGTGGTTGATGCCGATGGCACTCTGCGGCGCGCGCTCATTATGGGTGAAAGAGTCACCCCAGAAGGAACAAACGTCCTCTATTCCTTCTCCTTAGAGCTGGCACTGTACTATTTGACAACTCAAAATATTACCCCCGAATCCAGCCCCAGTAATCCTGACTATATGCAGCTGGGTTCTACGTCGTTAATTCCCCTAGAAGCAGGTTCAGGGGGCTATGCCACCATCGATGCACGGGGATATCAAATCATGCTGAATTACCGCAATCGGCTCACCCCTGGGCGGCAAGTGACCCTCACTCAGCTGTTGAATAATCAGGTAGACCCTAGCTGGATCACCGGCAAAATTGTCTTAATGGGGCTCACTGCCCCTAGCTTTAAAGACTTGTTCTACACCCCGTTCACGGCGGGCCAGCCAGAGGAAACGCACCAAATGCCGGGGGTGGTTGTTCATAGTCAAATCGTCAGCCAGCTGCTGGATGCTGCAACCGGTGAACGAGCGCTGTTATGGATGAGCCGACCCTGGCAAGAGTGGATTTGGTATCTGCTGTGGGCGCTGTTAGGGGGCAGTGTTGCTTGGTATCTCCGGCATCCCATCCTGCTTACCCTCAGCCAAGCAGGGATTCTGGTGGGAGTGATGGCCACGGGGTATGGCATTTTCCTGTATCAAGGATGGATTCCCGTGATGGCTGCGGCGATCGCAACGGTAGGCAGCAGCAGCCTGGTGCTGGCCTATCAGGCCCAGCAGTCCTCACGCCAGCGACAAATGATGCTTGCTTTGCTGGGGCAAACCGCTTCTCCTGAAGTTGCTCGGGCACTCTGGGAAAATCGCGATCGCCTTCTAAAGTCTGGCAAACTACCTGGGCAACAAATGGTCGCCACCATGATGTTTACAGACATCAAAGGCTTTAGTAGCCTCGCAGAAGTAACCCCGCCCGAACAATTACTAGAGTGGCTCAATGAATACTTAGAAGCCATGACAGAGGAGATTCAGGCTCACCACGGCATTGTCAATAAATTTACGGGGGATGGCCTGCTGGCAGTCTTTGGTGTCCCCATCGCGAGTAACACCGTTGAAGAGATTGACCAAGATGCCCAGGCTGCCGTGTGTTGTGCCTTACGCATGGAAGCACGGTTAGCCGCTATTAATCAACACCGCCAAACCGAGGCTTTACCACTCCTCAAGATGCGAGTCGGCATTTTCACTGGGCCAGTTGTTGTCGGTAGCCTGGGAGGGCATCACCGTATGGAATATGGCATCATCGGCGACAGCGTCAACATTGCCTCCCGCCTGGAGAGCTTTGATAAGAGTCGGCAACCCACAGCCTGCCGTGTTCTGATTGGTCAAGAGACCTTACTCCATCTTCGGGGACACTTTCAGGTAGAGTCTTGGGGCAACCTTACCCTTAAGGGCAGACAAGCCACCGTCAACGTTCATCGAGTCCTTGGTGCAAAGCCCTAA
- the dinB gene encoding DNA polymerase IV: MEILRKIIHVDMDAFYASVEQRDHPEYRGQPIVVGGTPEQRGAVAAASYEARQFGIRSAMPARIAQQRCPHVIFVKPRFDVYRAVSQQVRAVFARYTELIEPLALDEAYLDVTQNLVAEPSAIAVAKSIRHDIYQETQLTASAGVSINKFLAKIASGMNKPNGLYVIRPEQAAAFVATLPIEKFHGIGHVTAAKMRDLGIFTGADLRNWAEADLVKRFGKIGRFYYRVARGQDDRPVNPNRIRKSIGAERSFAPDLDTLTEMEAALAKLAQRVGQHLQEQRRGGHTLTLKIKYSDYRQVTRSHTYPQPLRATDRLLSLGQSMLQQHLEPGEKVRLLGLAVSNLEPLPSELTFVQLTLDLELSEKAE, encoded by the coding sequence ATGGAGATCTTGCGCAAAATTATCCATGTAGATATGGATGCCTTCTACGCTTCGGTAGAACAGCGAGATCACCCCGAGTATCGGGGGCAGCCCATCGTCGTTGGCGGCACCCCAGAACAGCGGGGCGCGGTAGCAGCCGCTAGCTATGAAGCACGACAGTTTGGCATTCGCTCGGCCATGCCTGCCCGCATTGCTCAGCAGCGCTGCCCCCATGTCATTTTCGTAAAACCCCGCTTTGACGTTTATCGAGCCGTGTCGCAACAGGTGCGCGCTGTTTTTGCCCGCTATACCGAATTGATTGAGCCCCTAGCCCTAGATGAGGCTTATTTGGACGTGACCCAAAACTTAGTGGCAGAGCCTTCTGCGATCGCCGTGGCAAAATCAATTCGTCACGATATTTATCAAGAAACTCAACTCACTGCATCCGCTGGCGTCTCGATCAACAAATTTCTGGCCAAAATTGCCTCTGGAATGAATAAGCCAAACGGGCTATATGTCATTCGCCCTGAGCAAGCAGCTGCTTTTGTCGCCACCCTGCCCATCGAGAAGTTCCACGGCATCGGCCACGTCACCGCAGCTAAAATGCGCGACCTCGGCATCTTTACCGGAGCCGACTTAAGGAACTGGGCAGAAGCTGATTTGGTCAAGCGGTTCGGTAAAATTGGGCGCTTCTATTATCGTGTTGCCCGAGGCCAAGATGATCGCCCGGTCAACCCCAACCGAATTCGGAAGTCGATTGGGGCCGAAAGATCCTTTGCGCCTGACCTGGATACACTGACAGAGATGGAAGCAGCCCTGGCAAAACTTGCTCAACGGGTGGGGCAGCACTTACAAGAACAGCGTCGGGGCGGGCATACCCTAACGCTCAAAATCAAGTACAGTGACTATCGTCAGGTAACCCGCAGCCACACCTACCCGCAGCCCCTCCGCGCCACTGACAGACTCCTTTCCCTGGGTCAGTCCATGCTCCAACAACATCTGGAACCTGGAGAAAAGGTACGGTTGCTAGGGCTTGCAGTCTCTAACCTGGAGCCGTTGCCCTCTGAACTCACGTTCGTGCAGCTCACGCTAGATTTAGAGCTATCGGAAAAGGCAGAATGA